One Oryza glaberrima chromosome 11, OglaRS2, whole genome shotgun sequence genomic region harbors:
- the LOC127753777 gene encoding uncharacterized protein LOC127753777 yields MPVTPPKLEVDGVEDRPEESQTYHIVELENPGDSVCVQLLFRETDLYLVAFRPLDRNKDKPPNSADGWFHFKKEEEEEEEAIIPSFLNSHEIYYSYGYSDVPRYRVGTGCLRDIYYCLRQYTPANAKYPTAQRRRALMVCCLMLAETQRFMQMQREVVENIDENEQAKSIAHLDGLIHDWGVESHRRESAADRHPHPHPHPHGVAPAPAAPAPTSAQVVVDYGLWVLKYSDGYVLPLIMRQQQQYPLPPRQQKQQLRRLLLQQRLRQLRQWHHQQHQHAV; encoded by the exons ATGCCTGTGACGCCACCTAAACTGGAGGTCGACGGAGTTGAAGATCGTCCCGAGGAGAGTCAAACATACCACATTGTAGAGCTGGAGAACCCTGGCGATTCTGTGTGCGTTCAGCTCCTCTTCCGCGAGACAGACTTATACTTGGTCGCCTTCCGACCGCTTGATCGGAATAAGGATAAACCCCCAAACAGCGCAGATGGTTGGTTTCATTtcaagaaggaagaagaagaagaagaagaagcaatcaTCCCATCGTTCCTCAATTCTCATGAGATCTACTACAGCTATGGCTACAGTGATGT TCCCAGGTACCGCGTCGGCACTGGCTGCCTAAGGGACATCTACTACTGCTTGCGTCAGTACACTCCTGCAAATGCTAAGTATCCAACTGCGCAGAGGAGGAGAGCACTAATGGTCTGCTGCCTTATGTTGGCCGAGACGCAGCGATTTATGCAGATGCAGAGAGAGGTCGTTGAGAACATTGATGAAAATGAGCAAGCTAAAAGCATTGCTCATCTTGATGGACTGATTCACGATTGGGGCGTGGAGAGCCACCGACGCGAATCTGCTGCTGAtcgccatccccatccccatccccatccccatggCGTCGCTCCAGCTCcagcagctccagctccaacttCAGCCCAGGTGGTGGTAGACTATGGCCTGTGGGTGTTGAAGTACAGCGATGGCTATGTTCTTCCGCTCATCAtgcgccagcagcagcagtacccgctgccgccgcggcagcagaagcagcaactgcggcggctgctgctgcagcagcggctACGGCAGCTGCGGCAATGGCACCATCAGCAACATCAACATGCCGTTTAG